A portion of the Blautia hansenii DSM 20583 genome contains these proteins:
- a CDS encoding single-stranded DNA-binding protein — MSSIIIVTGRVTADPVMQQAKNSGTEYISLGLATNQRGQNGKEEPIFYQCYCNKFLADRLIKAGVKKSTCLMVYGDLELHPYIHQKGNNAGQAAITPQIMVKDWQFLPANRNDTNAATPVPGNPMVGNPNVPPVPANGATYNGNPAMGMNPSGTVPTGAMPANNNMMPQAAQQMSYAPAGGSAYAPQGFTAGNVSGDGFTNIPENTPPQQLPFP, encoded by the coding sequence ATGTCATCTATTATCATTGTAACAGGAAGGGTAACTGCCGATCCGGTTATGCAACAAGCAAAGAACTCCGGAACTGAATACATCAGTCTGGGGCTTGCTACCAACCAGAGAGGTCAAAACGGAAAGGAAGAACCCATCTTCTATCAGTGTTACTGCAACAAGTTTCTTGCAGATCGACTGATAAAAGCCGGTGTCAAAAAATCAACGTGTCTCATGGTCTACGGAGATTTAGAACTCCATCCGTATATTCACCAGAAAGGCAATAATGCAGGTCAAGCAGCTATCACGCCGCAAATTATGGTAAAGGACTGGCAGTTCTTACCTGCGAATCGTAATGATACCAATGCAGCAACACCTGTACCGGGGAATCCAATGGTCGGAAATCCGAATGTTCCACCAGTACCAGCAAACGGTGCTACTTATAATGGAAACCCGGCAATGGGAATGAATCCTTCCGGTACCGTGCCTACTGGCGCAATGCCAGCCAATAACAATATGATGCCACAGGCCGCACAACAGATGTCTTATGCTCCGGCAGGGGGATCGGCTTATGCACCACAGGGATTTACGGCTGGCAATGTATCTGGTGATGGATTTACCAATATTCCGGAAAATACACCACCACAGCAGCTTCCATTCCCGTAA
- the mgtA gene encoding magnesium-translocating P-type ATPase: MNKKENRMAVRQTVEKAVIRDEQNRRIQSAATNPVKAVLKIFHTTLRGLEADTVSVNRSKYGTNKVTHEKKKSLAKRVAGAFINPFTAILFCLAFVSTITDMIFPYFSLFGSVPEDFDFLTVVIILTMVFISGTLRFVQESRSGNAAEKLLAMITTTCTVTRIGQEKTEIPMDDLVVGDIVHLSAGDMIPADVRILDAKDLFVSQASLTGESEPVEKLPHVSPHKDSVTDYTNIAFMGSNVISGSATAVVICVGDHTLFGSMAAAVAGEAVETSFTKGVNAVSWVLIRFMLVMVPLVFFVNGITKGDWLEAFLFGISIAVGLTPEMLPMIVTTCLAKGAVSMSKKQTIVKNLNSIQNFGAMDILCTDKTGTLTQDKVVLEYHLNVNGEDDTRVLRHAYLNSYFQTGYKNLMDLAIIHKTEEMEAADKRLIDLSETYVKVDEIPFDFKRRRLSTVVQDKNGKTQMVTKGAVEEMLSICSFAECDGHVQPLRDEVRSRILKTVDGLNEKGFRVLAIAQKSNPSPVGAFGVKDECDMVLIGYLAFLDPPKESTADAIQALKNHGVLTKILTGDNEKVTRTICKQVGLKVRNMLLGSDLEHMNDAELARAAETTDVFAKLTPEQKARIVSVLRENGHTVGFMGDGINDAAAMKSADIGISVDTAVDVAKESADIILLEKDLMVLEQGIIEGRKTYANMIKYIKMTASSNFGNMFSVLAASALLPFLPMESVHLIFLNLIYDLSCTAIPWDNVDEEFIAKPRKWDASSVGSFMIWIGPTSSIFDFTTYIFMYFVFCPFFVSKGILFNDLPAHFSGAELTAMQTQYIGMFQAGWFVESMWSQTLVIHMIRTPKLPFIQSRASAPVTLLTMTGITILTVIPFTIFGKLLGFVALPAAYFAYLLPCILLYMALATSLKKAYVRHFGELL; this comes from the coding sequence ATGAACAAAAAAGAAAATCGTATGGCTGTTCGCCAGACTGTAGAAAAGGCAGTCATCCGTGACGAACAGAACCGTCGCATCCAATCTGCAGCAACCAACCCGGTAAAAGCGGTTTTAAAAATCTTTCATACCACACTTAGGGGGTTAGAAGCAGATACCGTATCCGTAAACCGTTCCAAATACGGTACGAACAAAGTCACCCACGAAAAAAAGAAATCCCTAGCAAAACGTGTGGCGGGTGCATTTATCAACCCTTTTACTGCTATTTTATTTTGCCTTGCTTTTGTTTCCACGATTACGGATATGATTTTCCCGTATTTTTCACTCTTTGGAAGCGTACCAGAGGACTTTGATTTTTTGACAGTCGTTATCATTTTAACTATGGTATTTATTTCCGGTACCCTTCGCTTTGTGCAGGAATCCCGCAGCGGAAATGCGGCGGAAAAGCTGCTTGCAATGATCACAACCACCTGTACCGTCACCCGCATAGGACAGGAAAAAACAGAGATACCCATGGATGACCTGGTGGTAGGTGATATTGTCCATTTATCTGCTGGGGACATGATTCCGGCAGATGTCCGTATCCTGGATGCAAAAGATCTATTTGTCAGCCAGGCAAGCCTTACCGGAGAAAGTGAGCCGGTTGAAAAGCTCCCTCATGTAAGCCCACATAAGGACAGTGTAACGGATTACACCAATATTGCATTTATGGGCAGCAATGTAATCTCCGGAAGTGCAACGGCTGTCGTTATCTGTGTCGGTGATCATACGCTATTTGGCTCTATGGCCGCTGCTGTTGCCGGAGAAGCTGTGGAAACCAGTTTTACGAAAGGTGTCAATGCTGTGTCATGGGTACTGATCCGTTTTATGCTGGTTATGGTTCCGCTGGTATTCTTTGTGAATGGCATTACAAAGGGGGATTGGCTGGAGGCGTTCCTGTTTGGGATTTCCATTGCAGTAGGACTCACACCGGAAATGCTTCCGATGATTGTAACCACCTGCCTTGCAAAAGGCGCTGTTTCCATGAGTAAAAAGCAAACCATTGTAAAAAACCTCAATTCCATTCAGAATTTTGGTGCTATGGATATCCTCTGCACAGACAAGACAGGGACACTGACACAGGACAAGGTGGTATTGGAATATCATCTAAATGTAAATGGAGAAGATGATACCAGAGTCCTTCGTCATGCCTATCTGAACAGTTACTTTCAGACAGGATATAAAAATCTCATGGATCTGGCTATTATCCATAAAACAGAGGAGATGGAGGCGGCAGATAAGCGTCTGATTGACCTGTCAGAAACCTACGTCAAGGTGGATGAGATTCCCTTTGACTTTAAACGCCGCCGTTTATCCACTGTGGTACAGGATAAAAACGGAAAGACACAGATGGTAACAAAAGGTGCTGTGGAAGAGATGCTTTCAATCTGTAGCTTTGCAGAATGTGACGGGCATGTACAACCTCTGCGTGATGAAGTGCGCAGCCGGATTTTGAAAACTGTAGATGGATTAAATGAAAAAGGCTTTCGTGTTTTGGCTATCGCCCAAAAGAGCAACCCATCTCCAGTGGGAGCTTTTGGTGTCAAAGATGAATGCGATATGGTGCTGATTGGTTATCTGGCATTTTTAGATCCACCGAAAGAATCTACTGCCGATGCTATCCAGGCATTGAAAAACCATGGGGTTCTTACCAAAATCCTTACAGGCGATAATGAAAAAGTAACCCGGACCATCTGTAAACAGGTCGGGCTGAAGGTCCGCAATATGCTCCTGGGTTCTGATCTGGAACACATGAATGATGCGGAACTTGCCAGGGCGGCAGAAACCACCGATGTATTTGCGAAACTGACACCGGAGCAGAAAGCCCGTATTGTTTCTGTTCTTCGTGAGAATGGTCATACCGTTGGATTTATGGGTGATGGAATCAATGATGCTGCTGCCATGAAATCTGCGGACATCGGAATCTCCGTAGATACAGCGGTAGACGTGGCGAAAGAATCGGCAGACATCATTCTTTTAGAAAAAGATCTGATGGTTTTGGAGCAGGGCATCATTGAAGGTCGGAAAACCTATGCCAATATGATCAAATACATCAAAATGACGGCTTCTTCCAATTTTGGAAATATGTTTTCCGTACTGGCTGCATCGGCTCTTTTGCCATTCCTGCCAATGGAAAGTGTACATTTGATTTTCCTGAACCTGATCTACGACCTGTCCTGTACGGCAATCCCATGGGACAATGTAGATGAAGAATTTATTGCCAAACCACGGAAATGGGATGCCTCCAGTGTAGGCAGTTTTATGATCTGGATCGGACCAACCAGCTCCATCTTTGACTTTACCACTTACATTTTCATGTACTTTGTATTCTGCCCGTTCTTTGTATCCAAGGGTATCCTGTTCAATGACCTGCCGGCTCATTTTAGTGGAGCAGAGCTGACGGCTATGCAGACACAGTATATCGGAATGTTCCAGGCTGGCTGGTTTGTAGAATCTATGTGGAGCCAGACATTAGTGATCCACATGATCCGTACACCGAAGCTCCCATTTATCCAGAGCCGGGCATCTGCTCCTGTGACATTGCTTACAATGACAGGGATTACGATTCTAACCGTCATACCATTTACGATATTTGGAAAGCTCCTTGGGTTTGTGGCACTGCCAGCAGCATACTTTGCATATCTGCTTCCGTGTATCTTATTGTATATGGCTTTGGCAACAAGCTTGAAAAAGGCTTATGTCCGTCATTTTGGCGAATTGCTTTAA
- a CDS encoding DUF3784 domain-containing protein — translation MDFTCIFFGFLFTFAGLWFAFGKGYLHLSLWKNMPQKEKDKLRIIPLCRNIGGIITLNGVIFLVKGFLPLFSSHWFVYAMIAWMILAGLDVWYIEKSNRYRRP, via the coding sequence ATGGACTTTACCTGCATTTTTTTTGGATTCCTATTTACCTTTGCCGGTCTTTGGTTTGCCTTTGGAAAAGGCTACCTTCATCTTTCCCTATGGAAAAATATGCCGCAAAAAGAGAAGGATAAACTCCGAATTATCCCTCTTTGCCGCAATATCGGAGGAATCATTACCTTAAACGGTGTCATCTTTCTGGTAAAAGGATTTTTGCCCTTATTTTCAAGCCACTGGTTTGTATATGCGATGATTGCATGGATGATACTTGCCGGCTTAGATGTCTGGTATATCGAAAAAAGCAACCGATACCGCAGACCGTAA
- a CDS encoding conjugal transfer protein, whose amino-acid sequence MLQLKRKRKDLKGAILFAPYPIFTILCGYLGWHFSGYRMIIFQFWYQVSAMVWVILATTMIVLITKLLKLTKRSNRFYH is encoded by the coding sequence GTGTTGCAATTGAAGAGAAAACGAAAAGATTTGAAAGGGGCAATCCTTTTTGCTCCCTACCCCATATTTACAATCCTATGCGGTTATCTGGGCTGGCATTTCTCTGGATATAGAATGATTATCTTTCAGTTTTGGTATCAGGTAAGCGCTATGGTCTGGGTTATTCTTGCTACCACTATGATTGTACTTATCACCAAACTTTTGAAACTGACAAAACGAAGCAACCGCTTCTATCACTAA
- a CDS encoding winged helix-turn-helix domain-containing protein gives MKKNISYIPMDHALEIWLLEKLLREPPESAYTKELISGIQDMISGEVSSLLLGALEDTEVAIGVHSDELLIGDLEIHPRSRKVLMKGSEISLTPKEFDILYFLAKNRGEVFTKEQIYRAVWEEDYLLDNSNIMAFIRKLRKKIEPAPDSPTYILTIWGIGYKFNDEL, from the coding sequence ATGAAAAAGAATATCAGTTATATTCCCATGGATCATGCCCTTGAAATCTGGCTCTTGGAAAAATTATTAAGGGAACCGCCGGAAAGTGCTTATACAAAAGAGCTGATTTCCGGTATTCAGGACATGATAAGCGGAGAAGTATCCTCGCTGTTATTAGGAGCCTTAGAAGATACAGAGGTGGCTATTGGTGTACACTCGGATGAACTTCTGATCGGTGATCTGGAAATTCATCCAAGGAGCCGGAAAGTCCTGATGAAAGGTTCTGAAATCAGCCTGACACCAAAGGAATTCGATATTTTATATTTTCTTGCTAAGAATCGTGGAGAAGTATTTACAAAAGAACAGATTTATCGTGCAGTATGGGAGGAGGATTATCTTCTGGATAACAGTAACATCATGGCTTTTATCCGGAAACTGCGAAAAAAGATTGAACCTGCCCCGGATTCTCCCACATACATTTTAACGATCTGGGGGATTGGTTACAAATTTAATGATGAATTATGA